TCAGAGGAGAATAAGAAACTGGTAATGTTTACATGTCAGAGGAGATTAAGAAACTGGTAATGTTCACATGTCACAAAAGAATAAGAAACTGGAAATGTTTACATATCAGAACAGAATAAGAAACTGGTAATGTTAACATGTCAGAGCAGAATAAGAAACTGGTTATGTTTACATGTCTGAGGAGAATAAGAAACTGGAAATGTTTACATGTCAGAGGAAAATAAGAAACTGGTAATGTTTTCATGACAGAGGAGAATAATAAATTTCTAGCTAATGTTTACATGACAGAGGAGAGGAGAAAAGTGATAATGTTCCAAAGTCAGTTCacatggaaaataaaaaaattggtaattaaGTTTCAAGTCATAGGAAAACAAAAAAGTGAGAAACTGGTAAAATTAATTTGTAGGAGGAGAGTTAGAAGCTGGTAAATTTCATAACTATGTAAGAAGAGAATACCGGGTAATGTTTTGTCATGCAGATACAACAAATAGTACGTCTTTTTGCTGGaatttgatgaatttatttcagcgttcaaaaaattcacatgtactgcttttatgaataattagtgaaattgcattttaaaggCATTTAGTGAgtggaaataaaaatatcagataCCAAAATACTATGTACATGAACCAAGTCTTTGGTTGACTCACGCACTCAGATCTCACTCAGATCattttacttatttaaaaaatatgtaaaatttaggTCTGCTAAGTTACATTTATACACTTCATTTGTTTCAGACTGATCATTCAGATATCCATGTTGATGAGAGATATTCACCTGTGTATcttatttagatatatttaaatatctgaTTTTAATTGACAAAGCTTCTCCATGTTCTCTGATAGAATATTTTATAGCTGCATGATTTCAGGTAAATAcctttatataaatagtgcctgtttgggagggtaacagttgaaattgacaccctgagaaaaccattgtcaaccgatgcgaagcgaaagttgacaatggttttcgaggggtgtcaatttcaactgttatcctcccaaacaggcactatttattttgttatacttaatgtcttaattttaaagaaaacatcactgcttttagataggaataatgtgaattctaaggcgaaccgtacgcgcatgattttcgcgcatgtaacaattcgtattgttatactttcatgttaaatactgaaatctgattggttaagacgcagttaataatatttactattaccctcagcgttagcaacgcacttggcaacgggtaacattaaaaaatattacatgcgcgaaaattatgcgcgtacggttcgctgtagaattcacgttattcctatataaaagcagtaaaattttcttaaaaattttaaaaaagacattcagtataacaaaataaatagtgcctgtttgggaggataacagttgaaattgacacccctcgaaaaccattgtcaacctccgcttcgcgtctgttgacaatggttttctcggggtgtcaatttcaactgttaccctcccaaacaggcactatttatataatgttacccattgctaagtgcgttgctaacgttgagggtaatagaacagattatgaactgcgtctaaaccaatcatattttagaatttaacatgaaagtataacaataaactTTAGTGCATTGAATATCGGTATCTAGATTTATACAATGTGATAAACTAATCTGTTGTGTCTTTATTTATGAGAGCTGGAttgttgtggccatttttagatcATATAAATCTTCTTtagttgaagaaaaaaaattataatgattaGGAactatattcaaattttaatcttaaaacatttaaattttttctttactaatcTTAAGGCAGGTTTGATGTACGCTTAAAACCTTGATATTTTATATCCATGGAAATATTCTCAAAGAGTCAAAGTTTTCTCAGAATAAGCTTTAGCAAACAAGTTTGAGATAACACAAAAGTTTGTTCGCACATCTGTTGTAACCGATCAAGTATgtgtattcaaatatttgtttcaATCAACATGACTGTGTAAATCACAGAAGGACCAATGTGACCAGTGCAGGAAAAAGATGAAACAGCTGAGTCAGCAGTTATCCCAGGAGAGGCTTGAGAAAGCGACCCTGGAGCTACAGGCCCAGACCCTGCAGGGACTGAAGCAGACGTGTGCAGACCAAGAGAAGGAATTGGATGCCCTGAAGCTCAGTGTTAAGGTAAGACTGACTTGTGCGGCTCGAATACCAGCGCCAGATAGTTCAGTTgatagagcacctgactagagattcagggggcccgggttcgaaacccggtctggtccgtcattgtTTCTCCCATCCCATTACACATCTATATAAAAAGGTCACCACCACATGTCTATAGAAAAATTCAGAGGGCACGGGTTGTAATCCCGTTCTGCCGGTCTGGTCCATCATTTTTTCTCCCGTCCCATTACACATCTATATAAAAAGGTCACCACCACATGTCTATATACACCTTACAgttgtgacggtcagaccggttcgaataccggtgccagatagctcagttggtagagcacctgactagagattcagggggcctgggttcgaaacccggtctggtccgtcattgtTTCTCCTAtcccgttacatttggtgctgtgaccaacccctggaactgacaggtgaactcctgccaggggaagagcctggggtgatcttcggggacgaagatcatttaagggggggggaatgtgacggtcagaccggttcgaataccggcggcagatagctcagttggtagagcacctgactagagattcagggggcccgggttccAAACCCGGTCGGGTCCGTCATTACTTCTCCTATCCCGTTACACAGTCATACACTAAAACACAGTTTCACGTATGCTTTGTTTCATCACACAAGCAGTTTCCACAAACAGCACCCCCAATCCAAAGATACACAAAATGACAAACCACTTTATccaatggaaatttttttagAGCAATTGTATTATAAGCTCTGCTTGCAGAAAGCTGCTGTGACATTTGCTATGTATTTGTAATTACATGTTTATGTATAATATACTTTCAACAAGATCCTTTATATTGCACAAGAGTGTAGAACCATTTCCTTGTATCCAGGAAATTAATTTGCTTTTTGTACAGTGATTCCTGCTGTCCGGTCCCTTTCAATATGGGGACATTTATACGTCAATTAAACATCATTGGAATATAATGATATGCATATAGTGATATGCATATAATGTGAATGTATATGGGGTTACTACAAACATGGATTAGATGCTTGGGAACTAGTTGTTATAGTGATGGAATCTGAGGATCAGGTACTGTTAAATCCATAGATTTCTGACACCATTTTTTTGTGAGAGCATATAAATAGCTTTGATAGAATTTTTAGTCATACCTACAAGATATGATAGGTATTggatatatagaggatatctatactgtgtgattttatatttgctttatccaacgagttgaaatggtgtatatattcgcgaggcttgccgagcgaatataaccatttcaacaagttggataaagcaaatataaaatcacacaattatagatgttctatttatctcatacaatttgatttatattatgaagcttttgagacagtcccttgtgtgacccaaattgttttttttttccaaagattaaaaacgatgatgcaacgttgtgttatgcggctattgtgaccttgcgcaatacaatttagtacgtcattcctgagataaatctaactgtattaatgtaaagtttcactgaaataaaccttaaaataattttttagctcaagataatttttcttagagcttattcacttgattaaatggaaattccgattagaagacttgaataatcaagtttgttgacatacacaaagttgcgaatacTCGTTAGTTTggattgactcgaacgaggaacagttgttgatgcatggtgttttaaaataaaacaaacactaggctagccttatgattcaaaattgaaaatagtgaataaggatgcttaatttactggtggtggaataaaagtctcatgaaacattatttcggtaagttcttgtaacTGTTATATAAACACAAtcagagcgctctgttttcatcgcgtcgtcaggatgaactccttgatagttaacgcaatttgtagttttataaacttcacaaagcaaaaTGAAAGTTGGAAGTAggctaaatttatcaaaaatcttgaaaaacaagaaaaaagggtcttgtggttacggttatgaataactttgcaaaaaaggtgtgtgtgttgggggggggggggggggggctaacaTCCCCCCACtgttccgacgcctgtgctacgcagaacgtgttttccttcatatttgtaatttaaatctttgataaaatcaattttatattaatttttgtagtagatatagttatgttgaaaatactatagcaaatcttcgaaaataggtcactgaagcgttgaagcgaggggctgtgtcaaaagtagttccgaccggaagtatttgatatagcatcacccgtgtgatatagcaaaggtttatcacacgggtaatatacaccacacgtatgagataaatgcAAATTacttttctgtttaaaaaaaaatattcagacaGTTTGAGGGCCGTATGAGTAAACAACTTCtaatattttattcagaaatgtATAGGACATATATCATTCTTAAATCACTGTCTTTCGACTTCTTTTGTTGAGttgtcatatatataaaatgatttacctAAGATAGTTTGCGTGATGAAGAatacaattcaatttcaatttctttattaaccaattaagggccctcaaTGGGCAACATGGAAACTACATACAACATCGAatgtacataaaacattcaataaacatgtacaagaTGGAAAGAGTTGGATGATTGAAAGAGCTAGGACAGACAtgaacatttgatttatttagtatatgtatgtttctatacattcaatacagtgtcttctatatatttatgttaaacaccatacattatgtcaaaatacaaatgtacatacaaatttgaaatagtttatcatatAATTGAAAAGTTCAAAACCAATATTTGACtaggaaatacaaattaaggcaatgccttttttaaaaatttaccaagagagtttaatatatctaattcttcacagtttaaaatccaaaataatttttgtttatcttgtaaactagtaaactgttttgttttagatgaaattaaatcaaatagcAATCTTTCAATAGACTGAGGAAACTCTGTTGTTAAATTTTCTAATCTGTAGTAATATAATCTGTACAACTATCTGATGTTTATAAAGATACTTGTTTTTCACGATATCACATGTATCTAAGTCTGTCAAAGGTCAAACCTTTGCAAAGGAATGATATCACATCAGTGTTGTGATGAACAGTTTTATGAAATGATATTTCaagataataaataaatttgatccTGTTGGAACAGAAGAGAGGAGTAATATAAGCTTTGTATGATTTAATATGCTCCACAGTGATATACAACAACAATACATAGGAAGAAGGAATTTGTCAATTTTACTTGGATAATAGTGTAAAATATTTGTGTTCTTTATTGCTTTTTTATACTAAGTCAAACAATATGAATTCTTTTTGTTAACTTGTATCATTTTCTTCTAGTTACAAATTAGAGTCATTCTCTCAGAAGTTAATTGATATTAAGATCTGCACAGTCATGTTTATGGTTTATACATATGATTTAAGTTTTGTACTGAAACACTTTGACAAGTCCATCATCGTCACCTACCCACAGAATGGAAGATTTATACAGAGACATGGACCATGGATGTGTTACTTCATTCTCTGTCAGTAGGTACTTCATGAACTCCCCATCAGGACTCAGGAGGTGTATCTCACTGTTTATAGACAAGTCATTCACAATGATGTTGCAGTGTTTATCACACACTACATCAGTTGGATTAAATTTCTCCATCCATTTCTGTCCACGGTAGACAGACTTCAGAGATCCAGAGAAGAATAGAATCACCAGTTCACCGGTAGATCTACTTGTCCTGTTTACTACACATATATCAGTGTTACCGTTCTGTCTGACCCTCCTTGGTACAGTAAACAGCCTGGTCTGACCGTCCTCCTGGTACTCGTACTCACGGATGACGTCACAGGTCAGTGTCATGTGTCTGACCAGACGTCTGCTGTGTGAGTCTGGTTGATATCGTTCTGACTCAGGATCACACAACGTGACCAGCAGTCCTCCTTCTGTGGATTGATGGATTCCCACTGGTTCCAGTGGATCTGTACTAAATACTCTAGAGACTGAGCCTGACGGGGACAGACGGACAATGGATCTGTTCTCATAATCAGTGGCATACACATCACCATTGTCTGTTTTACACACATTAGTtgcatttatattaattttcattcCATTCTCACTCCTTCTATTAACTTGTTGAATGTTACCTGATTTGTTATCACTCACAAAACATGTATCTTCATTGATTGCCTCCATAGCAACTATAGGTTGATCTCCATATTGAAATGAATGTGTCTCATTAACAGTGATTTCATCCAAATTTAATGTTTGTCCCATCATAGATTCAAGTAACCCTTCACTGATGTCCCCTCTCCTGTATCTCACTGAATGGTCCCCCTTCTCTATATCAATGTCTGTGTTAGACACAAGGCTTGTCAAGTCTCTGAGGTTTTCTATCAAATTATAGTCAGACATCGTACCATGTTTTTCCTCCAGGAATTTAACTAGATCCATTACTTGTTTGGTTTTCTTTTCTAGGTCTAATTTCTTCTCAATCACTTCAGCATTTTTTTGTTCCagatttttcttcaaattagtCTCAAGGTTTTTCTTGATTTGAGCAAGTTTTGACACAATCGCTTCATAATGTTTCTGAAATTTAGAGACCTCAGAATCACAACATTGCTGGTTGTTCTCCATTAGTTTGGTTGCCTTCTGTATCTTCTTTTCCATCTTTTTCACATCTTCCTCCTTAATTTTATTCAGAGTCTTTTTTAACTCTCTCCTTCTTAGACTTCCTGCTGTGGGTATAGTTTTCCAGTCGTGATCCTTGTGGTCTGTTTTGGCACACTCTGAGCAAATAAACTCATCACAGTCCTCACATGTCATGTCTATTCTTAAATCGTGTTTTTCACATGTTGGGATGTGTTCCTGAGCAGATCCAAACGAATATTTGGAAGATATGGCTGCCATAATGTTTCTGTTTGAGTGCTCCCCTATCAGTGAAGCAGATTTGCGTTATAAAAAGTGTACTACAGTGTTGAGCAACAAATACCCGGCACTTCACATCTAAGTGTTTTTTCCCAATAAAAGTGGCATGGTGACTCAAAATagatgttttactttttgattATGACAATGGAAATAAAAAGAGCTCCTCGAGATTTCATCATATGGAAGGTTTCCTGCATCATAAGTCTTCACCTATTAATTTACAGGTCAATAAAACTCACCCGGAAATtgcacatgtaaacaaactgagCTGTTTTGGACATTGGTTTAGTGTCACGTGATTGCGATTTCTGTCTAAAAATAGTTACAATGGGATTGACACACTGAAAAAAGAATATGAAGCTATACAATGATTGTGGTAAGAAATATGCATTTATAGAGAATGcatcttaataaatatatagttcATTCAATGAGAGGTTTCCGGCTCATAATGTATGCAACGCTGTAGTATTTACATTCCCCTGCATTTTCGTGACTATGAAGTGGAAggaaaactcaatattttggTGTTTGCCCAATGcataattctatttttctctttttattttgatttatttacttttgaacaccattatttttcaaaagttcaacTTTCCAtttgataatataaaatttgtggAAATCATGTAAAAATTCGATATTTGCTGAATCATGGGTTTGTGCGCCACCATGTcccttttattttaaattatctaaATAATGCATCTAGAAGATACGTTTGTTGTTATATGCATTGACAAAGAAATCATTAcctcattaaggtcttccgtttccaacggaagaccttattgttattgctttgtttcttcttccctattaatatttttttttttcttacaaattttgtgcacgccaTTTCTCAGCAACGgctcatttaatttttatgaaactttcagatctgataggtattgatctgaaccttgttgcaaatttttttcattgatgacgtcacttccgtttttgagatatcgtcgattttatgatttttataggggtattttgtcGGCGGAACTCCTCTTTAAC
This is a stretch of genomic DNA from Crassostrea angulata isolate pt1a10 chromosome 4, ASM2561291v2, whole genome shotgun sequence. It encodes these proteins:
- the LOC128180031 gene encoding uncharacterized protein LOC128180031; protein product: MAAISSKYSFGSAQEHIPTCEKHDLRIDMTCEDCDEFICSECAKTDHKDHDWKTIPTAGSLRRRELKKTLNKIKEEDVKKMEKKIQKATKLMENNQQCCDSEVSKFQKHYEAIVSKLAQIKKNLETNLKKNLEQKNAEVIEKKLDLEKKTKQVMDLVKFLEEKHGTMSDYNLIENLRDLTSLVSNTDIDIEKGDHSVRYRRGDISEGLLESMMGQTLNLDEITVNETHSFQYGDQPIVAMEAINEDTCFVSDNKSGNIQQVNRRSENGMKININATNVCKTDNGDVYATDYENRSIVRLSPSGSVSRVFSTDPLEPVGIHQSTEGGLLVTLCDPESERYQPDSHSRRLVRHMTLTCDVIREYEYQEDGQTRLFTVPRRVRQNGNTDICVVNRTSRSTGELVILFFSGSLKSVYRGQKWMEKFNPTDVVCDKHCNIIVNDLSINSEIHLLSPDGEFMKYLLTENEVTHPWSMSLYKSSILWVGDDDGLVKVFQYKT